The Vespula pensylvanica isolate Volc-1 chromosome 5, ASM1446617v1, whole genome shotgun sequence genome includes a window with the following:
- the LOC122629084 gene encoding serine protease nudel isoform X2 produces MRSITSSPILTELKLGNECNKNRDCESSIANSHCYYGYCRCQPFFAEHNGTRCLESTLLGNDCIVNEQCSLKVAYSSCLEGACRCVEGYLQFRRHTCLGPAKLGEVCYEHAHCRLWDPNTHCDFLIPDLFGRCQCTAPMRRDGDVCSPDNLVRPSLSLDQEINSQTITEQTMETNEENTDLLMATFKPEIIEDQDSTGVQISWLKNATMLLSTTTNSQLIPVNLVTRPSFVTGRPHRPGSTQVADDDDAIVIEAEPTELAQTTIVSTAAPIKTDRHEPTTMTAVSLGLPCISNLECRMADPYSRCIDGICDCNFPSNSSCNAKKGGCTPGTFQCRSSGNCISWFFVCDGRADCVDGSDEECSKGSCPIQAFKCSKSGICVSRAGLCDGNRDCPDNEDEKDCNNRRKCPEGAFRCNNGQCLPAYEFCNAVVSCRDGSDEPRGACRTRYRGRIAPRTCPFKCDNGRCRSDAIACSGRDGCGDGSDEQHCSVCKCAGTV; encoded by the exons ATG cgCTCGATAACGTCTTCGCCAATACTGACGGAGTTGAAGCTCGGCAATGAATGCAACAAGAACAGAGATTGCGAAAGTTCCATCGCCAACAGCCATTGCTACTACGGTTACTGTCGGTGTCAACCCTTTTTCGCTGAACACAATGGAACACGTTGCCTCGAGT CTACTCTATTGGGTAACGACTGTATCGTAAACGAACAGTGCTCTTTGAAGGTAGCATACAGCAGCTGTCTCGAAGGAGCATGCAGATGCGTTGAAGGTTATTTGCAATTTCGAAGGCACACCTGTTTAGGAC CTGCAAAATTGGGAGAGGTGTGTTACGAACACGCTCATTGCCGACTGTGGGATCCAAACACTCACTGTGATTTTCTTATTCCTGATCTATTCGGACGCTGTCAATGTACAGCTCCGATGCGTCGTGATGGTGATGTCTGCAGTCCCGACAATCTCGTCAGACCTTCTTTATCTTTGGATCAAGAAATTAATTCACAAACGATAACCGAACAGACCATGGAAACCAACGAAGAGAATACGGATCTTTTGATGGCAACTTTCAAGCCAGAGATTATTGAAGATCAGGATAGTACCG GAGTTCAGATATCTTGGTTGAAGAATGCAACGATGCTTTTATCGACGACAACAAACAGTCAACTAATACCTGTTAATTTAGTGACTAGACCAAGTTTTGTAACTGGTAGACCACACCGACCAGGCTCTACCCAGGTTGCCGATGACGATGATGCAATTGTCATCGAGGCTGAGCCTACGGAACTCGCTCAGACGACGATAGTTTCAACTGCAg CTCCAATCAAAACGGATCGTCACGAACCAACCACGATGACAGCCGTCAGTTTAGGTCTCCCATGCATCTCTAATTTAGAATGTCGAATGGCGGATCCATACTCGAGATGTATCGACGGAATCTGTGATTGtaattttccttcgaattCAAGCTGCAATGCAAAGAAAGGTGGTTGCACTCCAGGTACCTTCCAATGCAGAAGCTCAGGCAATTGTATCAGTTGGTTCTTCGTTTGCGATGGTCGTGCAGATTGCGTTGACGGTTCTGACGAGGAGTGTTCTAAGGGTAGTTGTCCTATTCAAGCTTTTAAATGCTCAAAAAGTGGCATTTGCGTGTCCCGAGCAGGCCTTTGCGATGGAAACAGAGATTGTCCTGATAACGAGGATGAAAAGGATTGCAACAATCGACGAA AGTGTCCCGAGGGAGCATTCAGATGTAACAATGGCCAATGTTTACCGGCATACGAGTTCTGCAATGCAGTAGTATCTTGTCGGGATGGTAGCGACGAACCTAGAGGAGCTTGTCGAACGCGATATCGTGGTAGAATAGCGCCTAGAACGTGTCCTTTCAAATGCGATAATGGCAGATGTCGTTCAGATGCGATTGCCTGTAGTGGACGTGACGGATGTGGTGATGGTTCCGATGAACAACATTGCTCCGTCTGTA AATGTGCCGGTACAGTCTGA
- the LOC122629084 gene encoding serine protease nudel isoform X1 produces MLEYRASILLASIVIINLRSITSSPILTELKLGNECNKNRDCESSIANSHCYYGYCRCQPFFAEHNGTRCLESTLLGNDCIVNEQCSLKVAYSSCLEGACRCVEGYLQFRRHTCLGPAKLGEVCYEHAHCRLWDPNTHCDFLIPDLFGRCQCTAPMRRDGDVCSPDNLVRPSLSLDQEINSQTITEQTMETNEENTDLLMATFKPEIIEDQDSTGVQISWLKNATMLLSTTTNSQLIPVNLVTRPSFVTGRPHRPGSTQVADDDDAIVIEAEPTELAQTTIVSTAAPIKTDRHEPTTMTAVSLGLPCISNLECRMADPYSRCIDGICDCNFPSNSSCNAKKGGCTPGTFQCRSSGNCISWFFVCDGRADCVDGSDEECSKGSCPIQAFKCSKSGICVSRAGLCDGNRDCPDNEDEKDCNNRRKCPEGAFRCNNGQCLPAYEFCNAVVSCRDGSDEPRGACRTRYRGRIAPRTCPFKCDNGRCRSDAIACSGRDGCGDGSDEQHCSVCKCAGTV; encoded by the exons ATGCTTGAATATCGTGCAAGTATACTACTCGCAagcatcgttattattaatttg cgCTCGATAACGTCTTCGCCAATACTGACGGAGTTGAAGCTCGGCAATGAATGCAACAAGAACAGAGATTGCGAAAGTTCCATCGCCAACAGCCATTGCTACTACGGTTACTGTCGGTGTCAACCCTTTTTCGCTGAACACAATGGAACACGTTGCCTCGAGT CTACTCTATTGGGTAACGACTGTATCGTAAACGAACAGTGCTCTTTGAAGGTAGCATACAGCAGCTGTCTCGAAGGAGCATGCAGATGCGTTGAAGGTTATTTGCAATTTCGAAGGCACACCTGTTTAGGAC CTGCAAAATTGGGAGAGGTGTGTTACGAACACGCTCATTGCCGACTGTGGGATCCAAACACTCACTGTGATTTTCTTATTCCTGATCTATTCGGACGCTGTCAATGTACAGCTCCGATGCGTCGTGATGGTGATGTCTGCAGTCCCGACAATCTCGTCAGACCTTCTTTATCTTTGGATCAAGAAATTAATTCACAAACGATAACCGAACAGACCATGGAAACCAACGAAGAGAATACGGATCTTTTGATGGCAACTTTCAAGCCAGAGATTATTGAAGATCAGGATAGTACCG GAGTTCAGATATCTTGGTTGAAGAATGCAACGATGCTTTTATCGACGACAACAAACAGTCAACTAATACCTGTTAATTTAGTGACTAGACCAAGTTTTGTAACTGGTAGACCACACCGACCAGGCTCTACCCAGGTTGCCGATGACGATGATGCAATTGTCATCGAGGCTGAGCCTACGGAACTCGCTCAGACGACGATAGTTTCAACTGCAg CTCCAATCAAAACGGATCGTCACGAACCAACCACGATGACAGCCGTCAGTTTAGGTCTCCCATGCATCTCTAATTTAGAATGTCGAATGGCGGATCCATACTCGAGATGTATCGACGGAATCTGTGATTGtaattttccttcgaattCAAGCTGCAATGCAAAGAAAGGTGGTTGCACTCCAGGTACCTTCCAATGCAGAAGCTCAGGCAATTGTATCAGTTGGTTCTTCGTTTGCGATGGTCGTGCAGATTGCGTTGACGGTTCTGACGAGGAGTGTTCTAAGGGTAGTTGTCCTATTCAAGCTTTTAAATGCTCAAAAAGTGGCATTTGCGTGTCCCGAGCAGGCCTTTGCGATGGAAACAGAGATTGTCCTGATAACGAGGATGAAAAGGATTGCAACAATCGACGAA AGTGTCCCGAGGGAGCATTCAGATGTAACAATGGCCAATGTTTACCGGCATACGAGTTCTGCAATGCAGTAGTATCTTGTCGGGATGGTAGCGACGAACCTAGAGGAGCTTGTCGAACGCGATATCGTGGTAGAATAGCGCCTAGAACGTGTCCTTTCAAATGCGATAATGGCAGATGTCGTTCAGATGCGATTGCCTGTAGTGGACGTGACGGATGTGGTGATGGTTCCGATGAACAACATTGCTCCGTCTGTA AATGTGCCGGTACAGTCTGA
- the LOC122629085 gene encoding elongation factor Tu, mitochondrial-like, producing the protein MAFISVREIVNPVFRQTIRQIHFSHIIKCQQHNKLCSRLLSPIITGQRFYAEKKVFSRDKPHCNVGTIGHVDHGKTTLTAAITKVLSEKQLATAKGYSEIDNAPEEKARGITINVAHIEYQTEKRHYSHTDCPGHADYIKNMITGTAQMDGAILVVAATDGTMPQTKEHLILAKQIGIEHIIVFINKVDAADAEMVELVEIEIRELLTEMGFDGEKIPVIKGSALCALEGKKPEIGSKSILNLLDAIDNNIPTPLRDLDKPFLLAVESTYSILGRGTVVTGRLERGKIKKGMDCEFIGYNKTLKSVITGIEMFHQILEEAHAGDQLGALVRGLKRTDVKRGMIMCKPGSMKAYDHFEAQVYVLSAEEGGRKKPLGNFAQLQMFCKTWDVAAQINLPGKTMAMPGEDCKFEIKLIRPMVCEKGQRFTFRDGSTTLGTGVITNILQSLTVDERTLLLEGKKKRQKMAEQ; encoded by the exons ATGGCATTTATTTCTGTTCGAGAGATTGTTAATCCAG TTTTCCGGCAAACCATCAGACAAATACATTTTAGTCACATTATTAAATGT CAACAACATAACAAATTATGTAGCCGATTACTATCACCAATTATAACTGGACAAAGATTTTATGCAGAAAAGAAAGTCTTTAGCAGAGATAAACCTCATTGTAATGTTGGAACCATAGGTCATGTTGACCATGGAAAGACTACGCTAACAGCTGCTATCACAAAAG TTCTTTCTGAAAAGCAATTAGCTACGGCTAAAGGTTACAGTGAAATTGACAATGCTCCTGAAGAAAAAGCTCGTGGTATAACTATCAATGTAGCACACATTGAATATCAAACGGAGAAACGTCATTATAGCCATACAGACTGTCCAGGTCATGctgattatattaaaaatatgattacgGGTACTGCACAGATGGATGGAGCTATCTTAGTTGTAGCAGCTACCGATGGGACCATGCCTCAAACCAAAGAGCATTTAATTCTTGCAAAACAAATTGGAATTGAGcatataattgtttttatcaacaaa GTTGATGCTGCTGATGCCGAAATGGTAGAATtggtagaaatagaaatacgaGAATTATTAACCGAAATGGGCTTTGATGGAGAAAAAATACCTGTTATTAAAGGCAGTGCTCTTTGTGCTCTAGAAGGAAAAAAGCCTGAAATTGGTTCAAAATCTATATTGAACCTTTTAGATGCAATAGATAATAACATACCAACTCCACTAAGGGATTTGGATAAACCATTTTTATTAGCGGTCGAATCTACTTATTCAATCCTTGGTAGAGGTACTGTAGTCACTGGTAGattagaaagaggaaagataaaaaaaggaatggaCTGCGAATTTAttggatataataaaactttaaaGAGTGTAATTACTGGTATCGAAATGTTCCATCAAATATTGGAGGAAGCACATGCTGGTGACCAATTAGGTGCTCTAGTTAGAGGTTTGAAAAGAACAGATGTCAAAAGAGGTATGATTATGTGCAAGCCAGGCTCTATGAAAGCGTATGATCATTTTGAAGCGCAAGTATATGTATTAAGTGCAGAAGAAGGAGGTAGAAAAAAACCTCTTGGAAATTTTGCACAATTGCAAATGTTTTGTAAAACTTGGGATGTTGCAGCACAAATTAATTTACCAGGTAAAACAATGGCTATGCCAGGAGAAGATTGCAA ATTTGAAATTAAACTAATTCGTCCTATGGTATGCGAGAAAGGCCAAAGATTCACATTTCGCGATGGATCTACAACTTTAGGAACTGGTGTAATCACGAATATTCTACAATCTTTAACAGTCGACGAACGTACACTTCTtttagaagggaaaaagaaaaggcagAAAATGGCAGAgcaataa
- the LOC122629091 gene encoding GTP-binding nuclear protein Ran has translation MAQEPDMPTFKCVLVGDGGTGKTTFVKRHLTGEFEKKYVATLGVEVHPLIFHTNRGPIRFNVWDTAGQEKFGGLRDGYYIQGQCAVIMFDVTSRVTYKNVPNWHRDLVRVCENIPIVLCGNKVDIKDRKVKAKSIVFHRKKNLQYYDISAKSNYNFEKPFLWLARKLIGDPNLEFVAMPALLPPEVTMDPQWQQQIEKDLKEAQETALPEDDEDL, from the exons ATGGCGCAAGAACCAGATATGCCCACTTTCAAGTGCGTACTtgttggtgatggtggtacTGGAAAGACAACTTTTGTCAAACGCCATTTGACGGGtgaattcgaaaagaaatacgttGCGACATTAGGAGTAGAAGTACATCCACTGATCTTTCACACAAATAGAGGTCCAATAAGATTCAATGTGTGGGATACAGCTGGTCAAGAAAAGTTTGGTGGTTTGCGAGATGGTTATTATATTCAAGGACAATGTGCTGTAATCATGTTTGATGTTACGTCTAGAGTGACGTATAAGAATGTACCTAATTGGCACAGAGATTTGGTGCGAGTTTGCGAAAATATACCTATTGTATTGTGCGGTAATAAGGTTGATATTAAGGATAGGAAAGTAAAGGCCAAAAGTATCGTCTTCCATAGGAAGAAGAATCTTCAG TACTATGATATTAGTGCAAAAAGCAATTACAATTTTGAAAAACCATTTTTGTGGTTGGCACGCAAATTGATCGGAGATCCAAATCTTGAATTTGTTGCTATGCCTGCATTACTTCCACCAGAAGTTACAATGGATCCACAGTGGCAGCAACAAATTGAAAAGGATCTTAAAGAAGCGCAAGAAACGGCATTGCCGGAAGATGATGAAGATCTTTAG